The DNA region GCTCGGTTTTGTTCGCTTAGAATTTTTTGTCCCTTACGTCCTTTTAATAGGTAAATAGGGCTTAAGaagtatattattttgatgccaaaaaataaaattcgtgATTTTGGCGCTTATGCCTTTTTGTCGTAACGCCATCGATATGTAGGATGTAGGTATAAGCCAGTTCTCAATCAGAAAGCAagatttagttttgttttaactttGCACAAAAAGTATTTTCGCTTACATTTGAATACTCAAACATTAAAGGTAGTTTTTTCGTATCCATCATGAATAAATAtcaatcttaaataaaaatgtctttgcATAAATGTTaccaaaacaaaacacaatgaGCGGGAAATCAGCACAACACGCAACGCAACCAAGCACTTCTAGCGGACAAGTGCATCCTCAAGCCTCCACAATCTCGACATTCTGACCCCTGATGTAGCGCATACAATAACATTATGCCACTCAAAGTAGCCACATCGATTTTGATTGGCCAAAATTTGGGGCTATGGCTAGATTGGGTGGCAGAATGTTTTAATGCGCCCCGTCTacatggcacaccctgtataaaaactttttattttaaaaaatgcgcAGCTTACAATCTCAATTGATGTATTCGAGCGTTTTTCCGAACACGcctccatttatttattatcgaaattattccaagttacagaatttaatattaaagaaaatattattcatcCTCCAATTTCTTTTTGCTTACAATAGTCCAAAGATTAGCttactatttcatattcaaaaatattaaaaatatttttaatattttaacggAGATACCTAAATTCGACTAGAAGAACCaagtaaagttttattaataacgTTTCAAAAACAAACCACATAATAAataagaagcatttttttatttaatatttctcaacattaaacaacttttaaaaaaacttacacaagtaagaattaaaaaaaagcacatATTTTATTCTACATTCTAATCAGTCTAaagaataaatcaaataattacaAAAGATCATACAGGAGGTAGCTTAAAGAAGAACCAGATAGGAACAAATTTACTTCTTCTCCTGACCCTCCTTTCCATCAGTGATGTGCTCCACCGGAATGGTCTTCTCCTGAGCGATTTCCTGGGGCTTTTTGGGTGCAGTGACGGTCAACACCCCATCATCCGTTAAACTGGACACGACATTTTTCAAGTCGTGTCCTTTAGGCAGCACAAATCGCCTcacaaaatgcctggaaatcagCCCGTGGTCGTCCTCCCTTTCCTCGTGTTTCCCTTCGATTTCTATCGCGTTCTGATCGGTGATCGTTTTCACTTTTAACTCTTCCGGTTTAAAACCGTCCACGTCCAGTTTCACTTGAAATTTGTCCTTGAGTTGGGCAACGGACGCCTGTTCCGCTTCTGgatattttaggaaatatttcGGCCGGTTCATAAACGACGTCGGACGGAAGAATTCTTGTTCCAACATACGCATTTCGTTCTCCATTTGTCGTAGGGGACGCATCATGTCCCTGAACAGAATTGGCACGAATCGCGACATCTTTTTCGTTTATTTATTAGGGAAAATCGCACTGGAATTTCTCGATTTGCGAGTTGAATTTGCGCGTGTCTACGATTTCAAACTGACTGACCTACGTTCGCCGGTTGCCGGTATTTATATTTGACGCGGACGTTTCCGTAGCGTTCGAGAATCGCGACGCTATTATTCTGGAAATATACAGTGGGTCAGTCAGAGTGAAATAATGGAACAAATATTTGGGGCATTTTCATTTGAAAACGTTAGTAAACGTCTCATACTAAATAAACTTCGATGCACATCACGTTTAACGTAATATATTTATTGCTGTTGCTGGATTCATAATAGGGTTGtggtgtttaatttttaatcaaattagtcttcttttttttgtaatttttttctatatggaatatttatggttttcttttattatattcataataataataagaaagtcTTTATTTCTGAcggtaaaattttatatataaataataaaatggatagataataataaaataatgtattataatTCGAAATTTGTTCATGAGAAACAAGTAATTCTTTTAGTCTTATGGTTAGAACCTTTGGTATGACTTTCAAATTACgcgacagttttaccactaaccaagattttttattttactctctaCACGTGTTTCagtaacgatgttagcatcttccgaagaagattaaaactaaactataaCCTACTTACAAGTGGCCTTATAtaacaaatcttaaacactaaaTAAACTATACAGTTGACTCtaagggattggacctttaCCCCtcttaagaatgtttttttttgatttttaaacataagtaagatttttaaattaaggtaGGATCAAATGCAACGAAAGCTTTCTTATTTTCGTCGttttgaaatgtggtagagTTTTTAGGATTACCTTTAAACCTATGTCTTTCAATCagcttattaataatattatcctcATAGCTATTGACCctagcaattgttttaattgttgcttcttctttattaaatctgctATTACTTAAACGAAATGAGACCAAACGATGTACCAAGAAATGCATGCTAGCCATATGTTGAAaactaaaagtatttgtttcttttctataaatatcaaattctaactgattattatttttaatgacaaGAATATCTGAGAATGGAAGTTGGTTATTTTTCATGTTCGGAGGAAAAtttaatagataataaatatggataatAATGGATAATCAAACTCGTGAAAAGTATTGAAAcgcattttttgcatttaactcaAAACGGTTCATGAAGAGCTCTGCTAGGAAGGGAGACAGGGAATTAGATGGCTGTACCTTTTGTTGTTCATAGTACGAGttgttatattgaaaaatattttgggacatGCAAAgtcttgttaatttaattatttcttagaTATTATCGAAACCATCAATATCATTATTGTTGCTTCAGTTGCTTGAAAGCAGagtgtgataattttttaagattttccgAAAAAGAACTGAACAACATATACATTTATACATTATAACAACCCTAAATAAAACATTCGAAAGCAGCGGTTTTGTGAAATGGTGGTGTTAGCTTACCCCTATGcctaatattaatattgtgaaTATCTGTCCTAAAAGAAAGTAcgttatacaaatattttgggaatttattgcaaagaattttgttataaaaatatgtcTGATACAGTTCTCGCCTCTCCTCCATGTTTAGCCAGTTACATTGATAGatctaagattttttaattccttGGAGTAGAAAATTTTGGGAATAAGAGTTATTAAAGCCTTTTTCCAAAATTCAGGAAACACGGATtgttcaataattaaaaatatgagttAAGTAGGGTAATAAATATGGATTATAGAGTTTTAAGATATATGAACTCACACCGTATATGTCCACTGGTTTAGATTTCatgttttgtaatatttgtagTACCTCAACTGCGGttactttgaaataaataataagatgtACTTTTTCATGCatagatttttcatatttatttagaatatttaaattattatttattgggactattttagtaaaaaaatatagatcTTTAAGATAATCGGCatttacacatttatttttagacCATACGAAATGGAAACTTATTAGGTCTTACCAGATGTCTGGCCTATGTTtgaatgtattttatatttatatatttgtattattatatatttgtatatttaaaacgTGATAGTGCATTGTTTCTATCGTGTTTGATCATCTCACGGGTTGTGTGCGTTATCTAtagcagattttttttattcatatttacagGCGCATGAATGTCTAATAGGATATTAAGATTATAGTTGAAtcgtttatttcaaaaataacgtaagtcaaaaaagtataattttcagGAAACATAAACaactgattatttaaaaaagtatgtttttttagtagaaataaatattttttatttgaagtgATTAGTTACCAAAAGGAAGCGCAtcgaaaaaaattccaaaaaactttgttgttaaaaaaaattaaataaaaattttcacttATGTTGTTTTTGCACggagaaaatttgttaaattcttttttgcatttttaggaagatataaactaaaaattacatgttcaaaatatttattcaaaaataattataaattcaagcaaaaaaaacaggtaggttaaataatatttagggtACATAGTCAAAATCTTCGTCATTCTCGACATTCTCTTGGAAATCTTGCTCTTCTCCTGTTGGCCATCGAGAAATTTCCTCATAAAATGGCATATGCTGTTGAAGTATGCTATTTCTGACTTGTTTgatgttttccatttttttgggATTTATGGGAACGTGGCCCAATGGATAAACCTGCTTGTCTGGTAAAGATATTTGCATAGCTTTGTTTCTAACCAACTGGAACGTATGTCTACTTAAGCCATCAATGAACTGTCTGGCAACAATGGCTCCTTTTTTATTCCTATCATATTCAAAGGACATATACGTGGATGGAGAAAATGactgtttattttcttttggaaCGTGTCTTCCAAAACTCTCATCTGATAGGCATGTTCTCTTACAGTAGGTAGGccaccattttgaaaaattcatgTCTTCACACGTTGACAACAAAAATACGGAAAAGCTTGGGTTTGCCTTTGACATTATGTCATAATACCCTCCAGGGACATATATACGGTCACATTTCTTTATTTCTCTCTTCATAACGCCAAAGTCTTGGTCATTTCGAAGAGATGAATGACCGCGTATGGGAAAATCATGTgttattttcgaaaaacgtATTGTGTCAGTTATATCAGATAAAAATCTTATCATTGTATTATTCTTATTTAGATCTGGACAGTTGTCTGAGAAAAGATGAAGTTCTTGGATATTTTCCCCcaaaaaattatccaaatagTGATGGATCATGGAACAAACTCGTTGACACCTTTATTTGCCACTCCTTCAAGGTAAACGTAAAATACGGATTCATTAGTTTTGAGATTCTTGATCCCAAAACAGTTGACCCATAGTTGTCTAAGGTAAAATATCTCCTGTATTGGTATATTTGGGAGTGGCAAATTTTGCATATAATCAAACGTTAAAGCAGCCAGATCGTCCCGATTCTGATAAATTTCTTTTACAGCTGCAATCttgttatgaaattttttcGCTCATCTTTTACCGCGAGCCCTGCGTCGGCTGCCATTTTCGCATTATCTCCTAAAGTGGGGCTCCTGATTTTGACCCCTAATTCTTCACAAGTAATACATGTGTCGACCTGTGGTCTTCCAAACCGTAAAGAAAAAGTGTTTTTGAAATAGTTGGCGTAGAACGCATAGGTAACTTTTAAATTCGGATGTTTTCTTCTGAACAAATCATGCATAGTTTTAACATCCAATCTTGCATCTAAATATTCAATATCTTTGCCTGAGTAATGAGTTTCTCTTTCGAGGGAAATCCATAATATGATCgtgtatttcttttaaaattttgggccGTGTAGTATTGGCCTTGGGATGTTGGCCTCGTTTGTCATGAGGAGTTTCCGATCTAACAAGTAGGTCGCATAGGCGTCTTACTCGGTTTTCTGGTATGCCAAAAATGGAGGTAAAAGCTTTCTTGCATACgactttatttttcaattttgtaacGATGAAATATTTGAAAGCATAATCTCTAGGTACAGCTCCTTCTTTACGTGGTCGGTGGGTCTTTactgttttttttccaataagcTGTTGCATGAAAATATCTTGTTCATTCTTAGTTTGAAAA from Anthonomus grandis grandis chromosome 8, icAntGran1.3, whole genome shotgun sequence includes:
- the LOC126739220 gene encoding alpha-crystallin B chain-like, with product MSRFVPILFRDMMRPLRQMENEMRMLEQEFFRPTSFMNRPKYFLKYPEAEQASVAQLKDKFQVKLDVDGFKPEELKVKTITDQNAIEIEGKHEEREDDHGLISRHFVRRFVLPKGHDLKNVVSSLTDDGVLTVTAPKKPQEIAQEKTIPVEHITDGKEGQEKK